A single window of Montipora capricornis isolate CH-2021 chromosome 14, ASM3666992v2, whole genome shotgun sequence DNA harbors:
- the LOC138033052 gene encoding anaphase-promoting complex subunit 13-like — MCSLPSGEGWDLTSEWEVPVFIMKDRYACIILDKKMSQDSELSYAHRDGRLLELIDETWQKDKLPNDEISVPEFELPAVDDSDHNGTTESLKEQEQKWTDLGIQQLQESPHHTGN, encoded by the exons ATGTGTTCTCTCCCAAGTGGGGAGGGCTGGGATCTCACTTCGGAATGGGAG GTACCAGTCTTCATCATGAAAGATAGATACGCCTGCATCATTTTAGACAAAAAGATGTCGCAG GATAGCGAGCTCTCCTATGCACATCGAGATGGCAGGTTATTGGAACTTATTGATGAAACGTGGCAAAAGGACAAACTTCCAAATGATG AAATTTCTGTTCCAGAATTTGAACTTCCAGCAGTTGATGACAGTGACC ACAATGGCACAACAGAATCATTGAAAGAGCAAGAGCAGAAGTGGACTGATCTTGGAATACAACAGCTGCAGGAATCACCACATCACACAGGAAATTAA